In Glycine max cultivar Williams 82 chromosome 7, Glycine_max_v4.0, whole genome shotgun sequence, a single window of DNA contains:
- the LOC100781229 gene encoding Probable phospholipase A2 homolog 1-like precursor, producing MSRAAASFGILLCLLLLVAAVNCSDQGNCSTTCIVEQCDTIGIKYGKYCGVGYWGCAGEKPCDDLDACCMAHDNCVDKFGMTHVKCHKRLKNCLTRELKSGKVGFSKECPYSRAAPTMIRGMDLAILLSQLGDFSVPH from the exons ATGTCACGCGCCGCCGCGTCGTTCGGAATCCTCCTTTGTCTGCTGCTCCTCGTCGCCGCCGTCAACTGCTCCGATCAGGGAAACTGCAGCACCACATGCATTGTGGAGCAATGCGACA CGATCGGAATCAAATACGGCAAGTATTGCGGGGTAGGGTATTGGGGTTGTGCTGGCGAGAAACCATGTGATGATCTTGATGCTTGCTGCATGGCCCATGACAACTGCGTTGACAAATTCG GAATGACTCATGTGAAATGCCATAAGAGATTAAAGAATTGCCTAACCAGGGAACTGAAATCTGGTAAGGTTGGATTTTCCAAGGAGTGTCCCTACAGCAGAGCTGCACCTACGATGATAAGAGGCATGGACTTGGCCATCTTGCTCAGCCAATTGGGTGACTTCTCCGTTCCTCACTAA
- the LOC100797692 gene encoding 1-aminocyclopropane-1-carboxylate synthase 7: MGIEMEQPCVELSKVAVSETHGEDSPYFAGWKAYDENPYDELTNPSGVIQMGLAENQVSFDLLEKYLEEHSEASTWGKGAPGFRENALFQDYHGLKTFRTAMASFMEQVRGGRAKFDPQRLVLTAGATAANELLTFILANPGDALLVPTPYYPGFDRDLRWRTGVNIVPIHCDSSNNFQITPEALEAAYKDAEAMNSKVRGVLITNPSNPLGVTIPRSVLEEILDFVTRKNIHLVSDEIYSGSVFSSSEFTSVAEILEARQYKDAERVHIVYSLSKDLGLPGFRVGTIYSYNDKVVTTARRMSSFTLISSQTQHLLASMLSDKKFTENYIRTNRERLRKRYQMIIEGLRSAGIECLKGNAGLFCWMNLSPLLGNYKAKGSRELGGELELWNAILHELKLNISPGSSCHCSEPGWFRVCFANMSEQTLEIALQRIRDFMERIRTESV, encoded by the exons ATGGGTATTGAGATGGAGCAACCTTGTGTGGAGCTTTCAAAAGTTGCAGTTTCTGAAACTCATGGGGAAGATTCTCCTTATTTTGCTGGGTGGAAAGCCTATGATGAGAACCCCTATGATGAATTAACCAATCCCTCAGGAGTTATACAAATGGGGTTGGCAGAAAATCAA GTTTCATTTGATTTGCTTGAAAAGTACTTGGAAGAGCATTCAGAGGCTTCCACATGGGGAAAAGGAGCTCCTGGGTTCAGAGAGAATGCTTTGTTTCAAGACTATCATGGGCTTAAAACCTTCAGAACAGCAATGGCAAGCTTCATGGAACAAGTGAGAGGTGGGAGAGCAAAATTTGACCCTCAAAGACTTGTCCTCACTGCAGGTGCAACTGCAGCCAACGAACTCTTAACCTTCATCCTCGCTAACCCAGGAGATGCTTTACTCGTTCCAACCCCTTACTATCCTGG ATTTGATAGAGATTTAAGGTGGAGAACTGGGGTAAACATAGTTCCCATCCACTGTGACAGCTCAAACAACTTCCAGATTACTCCCGAAGCCTTAGAGGCCGCATACAAAGACGCAGAAGCCATGAACTCCAAAGTGAGGGGAGTTCTAATCACAAACCCTTCAAACCCATTAGGTGTAACAATTCCACGTTCGGTTCTTGAGGAGATTCTTGACTTCGTGACTCGCAAGAACATCCATCTGGTCTCAGACGAAATCTACTCAGGCTCGGTTTTCTCTTCCTCCGAGTTCACAAGCGTGGCAGAAATCCTCGAGGCTCGCCAATACAAAGACGCGGAAAGAGTTCACATTGTTTATAGCCTGTCCAAAGACCTTGGCCTTCCTGGCTTCAGAGTTGGCACCATTTACTCATACAACGACAAGGTTGTGACCACAGCGAGGAGAATGTCGAGTTTCACCTTAATATCTTCTCAGACACAGCACTTGTTGGCTTCTATGTTGTCGGATAAGAAGTTCACCGAGAACTATATCAGGACCAACAGGGAGAGGCTGAGGAAGAGGTACCAAATGATCATTGAAGGGTTGAGAAGTGCGGGGATCGAGTGCTTGAAGGGGAATGCAGGGTTGTTTTGCTGGATGAATCTAAGTCCACTTTTGGGGAATTATAAGGCCAAAGGATCAAGGGAACTAGGTGGTGAATTGGAGCTTTGGAATGCTATTCTGCATGAACTGAAGCTAAATATCTCTCCAGGCTCTTCTTGCCATTGTTCTGAACCAGGTTGGTTCAGGGTCTGCTTTGCAAATATGAGTGAGCAAACGCTGGAAATTGCATTGCAAAGAATACGTGACTTCATGGAACGAATAAGGACAGAAAgcgtttag